A window from Aeromonas rivipollensis encodes these proteins:
- a CDS encoding GpE family phage tail protein, with protein MADLAIIAHWPPSEMAAMEISELMGWHQNLVETHNRINGATEQ; from the coding sequence ATGGCCGATCTGGCCATCATCGCCCACTGGCCGCCGTCCGAGATGGCGGCCATGGAGATCAGCGAGCTGATGGGCTGGCACCAAAACCTCGTTGAGACCCACAACCGCATCAACGGGGCAACAGAGCAATGA
- a CDS encoding phage tail sheath protein encodes MDQFHHGVRVVEVNEGTRTIRTVATAVIGIICTGSDADAAYFPLNKPVLIANLPAAIAKAGSTGNLKRSLQTIYDTVNTIVIAVRVADGADAAELTSNIIGTILPDGSYTGLKALERAAPATGVKPRILCVPDNCTLPIATALAGVAKKLRAFAYVPTIADTVEAALAYRENFSSRELMPIHGDWTAWDTTANASIKLDACLKAAAMRAFIDKEIGWHKTLSNVGVTGVDGMTKALFWDLQDPDTEVGLLNANEITALIRADGFRYWGNRTCSDDPLFQFENYTRTAQILADTMAEAHMWANDKPLTPTLVKDIIEGIKAKGRELVAGSYLLGFDCWYNEELNDKDTLKAGKLRIDYNYTPVPPLEDLGFIQRITDTYLIDFGARVAAAA; translated from the coding sequence CTGGACCAATTTCACCACGGCGTGCGCGTCGTGGAAGTCAACGAGGGCACGCGCACCATCCGCACCGTCGCCACGGCGGTGATCGGCATCATCTGCACCGGCAGCGATGCGGATGCCGCTTACTTCCCCCTCAACAAACCCGTGCTGATTGCCAACCTGCCGGCGGCCATCGCCAAGGCGGGCAGCACCGGCAACCTCAAACGCTCGCTGCAAACCATCTATGACACCGTCAACACCATCGTAATCGCCGTGCGCGTGGCCGATGGCGCCGACGCCGCCGAGCTGACCAGCAACATCATCGGCACCATACTACCGGATGGCAGCTATACCGGCCTCAAGGCGCTGGAGCGGGCCGCTCCGGCCACCGGCGTCAAGCCCCGCATCCTCTGCGTGCCGGACAACTGCACCCTGCCCATCGCCACCGCCCTGGCGGGCGTAGCCAAGAAGCTGCGCGCCTTCGCCTATGTGCCGACCATTGCCGACACCGTCGAGGCGGCACTCGCCTACCGCGAGAACTTCTCCAGCCGCGAACTGATGCCGATCCACGGCGACTGGACCGCATGGGACACCACCGCCAATGCCAGTATCAAACTGGATGCCTGCCTCAAGGCTGCCGCCATGCGGGCATTCATCGACAAAGAAATCGGGTGGCACAAGACCCTGTCGAACGTCGGCGTGACCGGGGTCGACGGCATGACCAAGGCCCTGTTCTGGGATCTGCAAGACCCCGATACCGAGGTCGGCCTGCTCAACGCCAACGAGATCACCGCCCTCATCCGGGCGGACGGCTTCCGCTACTGGGGCAACCGCACCTGTTCCGATGATCCCCTGTTCCAGTTCGAGAACTACACCCGCACCGCCCAGATCCTGGCCGACACCATGGCCGAGGCGCACATGTGGGCCAACGACAAGCCGCTCACCCCCACCCTGGTGAAAGACATCATCGAGGGCATCAAGGCCAAGGGTCGCGAACTGGTGGCGGGCAGTTACCTGCTCGGCTTTGACTGCTGGTACAACGAGGAGCTCAACGACAAAGACACCCTCAAGGCAGGCAAGCTGCGCATCGATTACAACTACACCCCGGTGCCGCCGCTCGAAGACCTCGGCTTCATCCAGCGCATCACCGATACCTACCTCATCGACTTCGGCGCCCGCGTCGCGGCCGCAGCATAA
- a CDS encoding phage tail assembly protein, whose protein sequence is MENKTVTLDQVIQRGDTTITEVQLRKPKAGEMRGLNMTDVVQMDVNALTKLLPRITTPMLTEVEIGNMDPADLMQLGSEVSAFLVPKRMAYLIA, encoded by the coding sequence ATGGAAAACAAGACCGTTACCCTCGACCAAGTCATCCAGCGCGGCGATACCACCATCACCGAGGTTCAACTGCGCAAGCCCAAGGCGGGCGAAATGCGCGGCCTCAATATGACCGATGTGGTGCAGATGGACGTCAACGCCCTCACCAAACTGCTGCCCCGCATCACAACCCCCATGTTGACCGAGGTCGAGATCGGCAACATGGATCCGGCCGACCTGATGCAACTGGGCAGCGAGGTAAGCGCTTTTTTGGTACCGAAGAGAATGGCCTACCTCATTGCGTAG
- a CDS encoding phage major tail tube protein — protein sequence MALPKKVKQLNIFTDGTNWIGEAEDFTFAKLSRKFEAYRGGGMGGAVNIDMGLDDSALDTSFTMGGYSAEILGKMGNGKIDGIALRFAGSIQRDDVVGVQAVEVFTRGRFKEIDWGTAKVGDNSQAKVSMVNTYYKVTIDGAVIHEIDLLNMIEIGPDGVDRMAEHRKAIGL from the coding sequence ATGGCACTGCCGAAAAAAGTCAAACAGCTCAACATCTTCACAGATGGCACCAACTGGATTGGCGAAGCGGAAGATTTCACCTTTGCCAAGCTCTCCCGCAAGTTCGAGGCCTATCGCGGCGGCGGCATGGGCGGCGCCGTCAACATCGATATGGGTCTCGATGACAGCGCCCTCGATACCTCCTTCACCATGGGCGGCTACAGCGCCGAGATCCTGGGCAAGATGGGCAATGGCAAGATCGACGGTATCGCCCTTCGCTTTGCCGGTTCCATCCAGCGGGATGATGTCGTCGGTGTGCAGGCCGTAGAAGTGTTCACCCGAGGTCGTTTCAAAGAGATCGACTGGGGCACTGCCAAGGTCGGCGATAACAGCCAGGCCAAAGTCAGCATGGTCAACACCTACTACAAAGTGACCATTGACGGGGCCGTCATCCACGAAATCGACCTGCTCAACATGATCGAGATCGGCCCCGATGGCGTCGACCGCATGGCCGAACACCGCAAGGCCATCGGCCTCTAA
- a CDS encoding gp53-like domain-containing protein encodes MANLQEVVSWDAGVYQLEASDPVLGGPGGTSNKQAQALANRTAYLKKHMDDLEGGTTAAGKANKLTTARIIAVAGDVTGQASFDGSGNISITATYKNSGVVAGTYRAVTVDAKGNVTAGSNPTTLSGYGITDAVPSSQKGASNGVATLDSGGKVPVAQIPATAITDTFVVGTQAAMLALTAEIGDVAVRTDLNKSFILRVAGASTLANWQELLTPTDAVQSVDGQTGVVVIPSATEAALGKAQIATQAEVDAGADDSKFVTALKLMNWVKQAGESVLGLMKVATQAQTDAGTADDVAVTPKKLRFGFVAQLSGIGYIKFPSWLGGLIVQWGSNTVPINGTLNVTLPITFPNAGLQAWATYDYPDSTTYPTLAIRIASSSQIQLGGKAAAGSNFGLRWLVIGY; translated from the coding sequence ATGGCGAATTTACAAGAGGTGGTGAGCTGGGACGCTGGCGTCTATCAGCTCGAAGCCAGCGACCCGGTGCTCGGCGGCCCGGGGGGTACCTCCAACAAACAGGCCCAGGCGCTGGCGAACCGCACCGCCTACCTGAAAAAACACATGGATGACCTGGAAGGTGGCACCACTGCCGCCGGCAAGGCCAACAAGCTCACCACGGCGCGCATCATTGCCGTGGCCGGGGATGTGACCGGTCAGGCCTCGTTCGATGGCAGCGGCAACATCTCCATCACCGCCACCTATAAAAACTCGGGAGTCGTGGCGGGGACCTATCGCGCCGTCACCGTCGATGCCAAGGGCAACGTCACCGCCGGCAGCAACCCCACCACCCTGTCGGGATATGGCATCACCGATGCCGTGCCCAGCAGCCAGAAGGGGGCCTCCAACGGGGTCGCCACCCTGGACAGTGGCGGCAAGGTGCCCGTCGCCCAGATCCCGGCCACCGCCATCACCGACACTTTTGTCGTCGGCACCCAGGCCGCCATGCTGGCCCTGACCGCAGAAATCGGCGATGTCGCGGTGCGCACCGACCTGAACAAGAGCTTCATCCTGCGGGTGGCGGGCGCCTCGACCCTGGCCAACTGGCAAGAGCTGCTCACCCCCACCGACGCAGTGCAGTCGGTAGATGGCCAGACCGGGGTCGTGGTGATCCCCTCCGCAACAGAAGCGGCTCTAGGCAAAGCGCAAATAGCCACCCAGGCCGAGGTCGACGCTGGCGCGGATGACAGCAAGTTTGTGACGGCATTGAAGCTGATGAACTGGGTCAAGCAAGCCGGGGAGTCCGTGCTCGGCTTGATGAAGGTGGCGACGCAGGCGCAAACCGACGCAGGAACAGCCGATGATGTGGCAGTAACGCCGAAAAAACTGCGCTTTGGCTTTGTCGCACAGTTGAGCGGCATCGGGTACATCAAATTTCCGAGTTGGCTGGGTGGGCTGATAGTGCAATGGGGTAGCAACACGGTTCCTATCAATGGCACGCTCAATGTGACTTTGCCGATCACGTTCCCTAATGCAGGCCTGCAAGCGTGGGCTACCTATGACTACCCCGACAGCACGACTTACCCGACGCTGGCAATCCGGATCGCCTCCAGCTCTCAAATTCAGTTAGGTGGCAAGGCGGCAGCTGGCAGCAATTTCGGCCTGCGTTGGCTGGTTATTGGTTACTAG
- a CDS encoding tail fiber assembly protein, producing the protein MYKYDPESKGFYLTAIHGDNIPHTAVTLRPGDYERLVNGQSDQHEVAMVDGYPVLQERPAPPAKQTAELMLAQLDYAAAGEIERLRPAVDGGYAKAVDIELLAQWQRYRYELPDVRSQPGWPEQPAWPLRPGDPATE; encoded by the coding sequence ATGTACAAATACGATCCCGAATCAAAAGGGTTCTACCTGACGGCAATTCATGGCGACAACATTCCCCATACCGCGGTCACTCTCAGACCGGGGGACTATGAGCGGCTGGTCAACGGCCAGAGTGACCAACACGAAGTCGCCATGGTAGATGGTTACCCGGTTCTGCAAGAACGCCCTGCCCCGCCCGCGAAGCAGACGGCAGAACTGATGCTGGCCCAGCTCGACTACGCCGCCGCCGGCGAAATTGAACGCCTCCGCCCTGCCGTGGATGGAGGTTATGCCAAGGCGGTTGATATCGAGCTACTGGCGCAATGGCAGCGCTATCGCTACGAGCTGCCGGATGTGCGCAGCCAGCCGGGCTGGCCTGAGCAACCCGCCTGGCCGCTGCGCCCAGGCGATCCCGCCACCGAATAA